One part of the Rutidosis leptorrhynchoides isolate AG116_Rl617_1_P2 chromosome 1, CSIRO_AGI_Rlap_v1, whole genome shotgun sequence genome encodes these proteins:
- the LOC139863840 gene encoding uncharacterized protein isoform X2, giving the protein MAENLYGYTAAEALGRKPNELLIEPHDLPLADAIMQRTIKGESWSGQIPIRNKRGERFDIIATNTPFRDENGTLVGVICVSSDTRPYREMKPVGNISAPRRIASAKLGLDPQQPLQTAIASKISNLATKVSNKVKSKMKTGENLTDHEGGSGETHYSENDVNAPDHKEDGFSSGASTPRGDIPQSPFTIKPSTDSGDENENKPGIHKILSSKAEAWMGKKGITWPWKGNEKEGGSSDSKTGRFGLNWSHSDQEHETGQQTSSVKVESQPWETNNRNEASGSWSSSFNVNSTSSASSCGSTNSSAINKADIDTDSLDCEILWEDLVIGEQIGQGSCGTVYHALWYGSDVAVKVFSRQDYTDDVILSFRQEVSLMKRLRHPNILLFMGAVTSPQRLCIVTEFLPRGSLFRLLQRNTTKLDWRRRIHMAMDIARGMNYLHHCHPPIIHRDLKSSNLLVDKNWNVKVGDFGLSRIKHETYLTTKTGKGTPQWMAPEVLRNEQADEKSDIYSFGVVLWELTTEKIPWDSLNSMQVIGAVGFMNQRLDIPKDVDPRWASLIESCCCSEPQSRPTFQEILEKLKDLQKTFTVQLQASRSATAATTTTAAGDNHGQTES; this is encoded by the exons ATGGCTGAAAATCTTTATGGTTATACTGCTGCTGAAGCTCTTGGTAGAAAACCGAATGAGCTTTTAATAGAACCTCATGATTTGCCATTGGCTGACGCAATTATGCAAAGAACAATAAAGGGAGAAAGTTGGTCCGGGCAAATTCCAATTAGGAACAAAAGAGGAGAAAGATTTGATATTATAGCCACAAATACTCCTTTTCGTGATGAAAACGGGACGTTAGTTGGGGTTATATGTGTATCGAGTGATACCCGCCCATATCGGGAGATGAAACCCGTTGGAAATATTAGTGCACCAAGGCGGATTGCTTCGGCTAAACTCGGTCTTGATCCTCAACAACCACTACAAACTGCAATTGCTTCAAAGATATCAAATTTG GCTACAAAAGTTAGCAACAAGGTTAAATCAAAAATGAAAACCGGAGAGAACTTAACGGATCATGAAGGTGGGAGCGGAGAGACACATTATTCAGAAAATGACGTAAACGCCCCTGATCATAAAGAAGATGGATTCTCAAGTGGGGCCAGCACCCCGAGGGGCGATATTCCTCAATCACCGTTTACCATAAAACCGTCAACAGATTCTGGTGACGAGAATGAAAACAAGCCCGGGATCCACAAAATTTTATCTTCAAAAGCCGAAGCATGGATGGGTAAAAAGGGAATTACGTGGCCATGGAAAGGAAATGAAAAAGAAGGCGGGTCGTCAGATTCAAAAACGGGTCGATTTGGGTTGAATTGGTCACATAGTGATCAAGAACATGAGACGGGTCAACAAACGAGTTCGGTCAAAGTAGAAAGTCAACCGTGGGAAACGAATAATAGGAATGAAGCTTCGGGATCTTGGTCTTCTTCGTTTAATGTTAATAGTACAAGTAGTGCGAGTAGTTGCGGTAGTACAAATAGTAGTGCCATTAATAAAGCGGATATTGATACCGATAGTTTGGATTGTGAAATCTTGTGGGAAGATTTAGTAATTGGAGAACAAATTGGGCAAG GTTCGTGTGGGACCGTATACCATGCACTTTGGTATGGATCG GATGTTGCGGTCAAGGTTTTCTCAAGGCAAGACTATACAGATGATGTAATATTATCGTTTAGACAAGAG GTATCTCTCATGAAAAGGCTTCGGCATCCAAACATTCTACTCTTCATGGGCGCCGTGACATCACCTCAACGTTTATGCATCGTCACCGAGTTCCTTCCCCG TGGCAGTTTGTTTCGGTTACTTCAAAGAAATACAACTAAATTAGATTGGAGACGTCGTATTCATATGGCCATGGACATA GCACGAGGCATGAATTATCTTCATCATTGTCACCCACCTATCATTCATCGAGATTTAAAGTCATCAAATCTTCTTGTCGATAAAAATTGGAACGTGAAG GTTGGGGACTTTGGTCTCTCACGTATAAAGCATGAAACATACCTTACAACAAAGACGGGGAAAGGAACG CCTCAATGGATGGCTCCTGAAGTTCTTCGAAATGAACAGGCAGATGAAAA GTCAGATATATATAGCTTTGGCGTGGTATTATGGGAACTGACCACCGAGAAAATCCCCTGGGATAGTCTCAACTCAATGCAG GTAATTGGAGCTGTAGGGTTCATGAATCAACGGCTAGATATTCCTAAAGACGTGGATCCACGATGGGCTTCTCTTATCGAAAGTTGTTGCTGCAG TGAACCACAATCGCGACCAACGTTCCAAGAAATACTAGAAAAACTTAAAGATTTGCAGAAGACATTCACAGTTCAACTTCAAGCATCACGGAGCGCAACTGCCGCTACCACCACCACTGCTGCCGGAGATAACCACGGCCAAACAGAATCATAA
- the LOC139863840 gene encoding uncharacterized protein isoform X1, giving the protein MDENNKQNKNEVPPAEELLKKIQILEESHAHLKQEISNLKLSDEQKNSDRQRSSSVSPRRPSRRTMGEGGAVAAFKMGSASFRHSSPLRRETRSVDVSYSNDNNLATCNEVGPSAVKLTETQYLNILQSIGQSVHIFDLTGHIIYWNRMAENLYGYTAAEALGRKPNELLIEPHDLPLADAIMQRTIKGESWSGQIPIRNKRGERFDIIATNTPFRDENGTLVGVICVSSDTRPYREMKPVGNISAPRRIASAKLGLDPQQPLQTAIASKISNLATKVSNKVKSKMKTGENLTDHEGGSGETHYSENDVNAPDHKEDGFSSGASTPRGDIPQSPFTIKPSTDSGDENENKPGIHKILSSKAEAWMGKKGITWPWKGNEKEGGSSDSKTGRFGLNWSHSDQEHETGQQTSSVKVESQPWETNNRNEASGSWSSSFNVNSTSSASSCGSTNSSAINKADIDTDSLDCEILWEDLVIGEQIGQGSCGTVYHALWYGSDVAVKVFSRQDYTDDVILSFRQEVSLMKRLRHPNILLFMGAVTSPQRLCIVTEFLPRGSLFRLLQRNTTKLDWRRRIHMAMDIARGMNYLHHCHPPIIHRDLKSSNLLVDKNWNVKVGDFGLSRIKHETYLTTKTGKGTPQWMAPEVLRNEQADEKSDIYSFGVVLWELTTEKIPWDSLNSMQVIGAVGFMNQRLDIPKDVDPRWASLIESCCCSEPQSRPTFQEILEKLKDLQKTFTVQLQASRSATAATTTTAAGDNHGQTES; this is encoded by the exons ATGGATGAAAACAACAAACAGAACAAGAATGAAGTACCACCAGCTGAAGAACTGTTAAAAAAGATCCAAATTTTAGAAGAAAGTCATGCTCATCTCAAACAAGAAATTTCAAACCTTAAATTGTCCGATGAACAGAAAAATTCCGACCGGCAACGGTCATCTTCGGTGTCTCCTCGCCGCCCTAGCCGGAGAACCATGGGTGAGGGCGGCGCTGTGGCGGCGTTTAAAATGGGCTCAGCTTCTTTTCGTCATTCTTCGCCATTGAGGAGAGAAACACGCAGTGTTGATGTTAGTTACAGCAATGATAACAACCTTGCCACGTGTAATGAAGTTGGACCTTCAGCTGTTAAGCTAACGGAGACTCAGTACTTGAATATATTGCAATCGATAGGTCAATCTGTGCATATATTCGATCTCACTGGTCACATAATATACTG GAATCGTATGGCTGAAAATCTTTATGGTTATACTGCTGCTGAAGCTCTTGGTAGAAAACCGAATGAGCTTTTAATAGAACCTCATGATTTGCCATTGGCTGACGCAATTATGCAAAGAACAATAAAGGGAGAAAGTTGGTCCGGGCAAATTCCAATTAGGAACAAAAGAGGAGAAAGATTTGATATTATAGCCACAAATACTCCTTTTCGTGATGAAAACGGGACGTTAGTTGGGGTTATATGTGTATCGAGTGATACCCGCCCATATCGGGAGATGAAACCCGTTGGAAATATTAGTGCACCAAGGCGGATTGCTTCGGCTAAACTCGGTCTTGATCCTCAACAACCACTACAAACTGCAATTGCTTCAAAGATATCAAATTTG GCTACAAAAGTTAGCAACAAGGTTAAATCAAAAATGAAAACCGGAGAGAACTTAACGGATCATGAAGGTGGGAGCGGAGAGACACATTATTCAGAAAATGACGTAAACGCCCCTGATCATAAAGAAGATGGATTCTCAAGTGGGGCCAGCACCCCGAGGGGCGATATTCCTCAATCACCGTTTACCATAAAACCGTCAACAGATTCTGGTGACGAGAATGAAAACAAGCCCGGGATCCACAAAATTTTATCTTCAAAAGCCGAAGCATGGATGGGTAAAAAGGGAATTACGTGGCCATGGAAAGGAAATGAAAAAGAAGGCGGGTCGTCAGATTCAAAAACGGGTCGATTTGGGTTGAATTGGTCACATAGTGATCAAGAACATGAGACGGGTCAACAAACGAGTTCGGTCAAAGTAGAAAGTCAACCGTGGGAAACGAATAATAGGAATGAAGCTTCGGGATCTTGGTCTTCTTCGTTTAATGTTAATAGTACAAGTAGTGCGAGTAGTTGCGGTAGTACAAATAGTAGTGCCATTAATAAAGCGGATATTGATACCGATAGTTTGGATTGTGAAATCTTGTGGGAAGATTTAGTAATTGGAGAACAAATTGGGCAAG GTTCGTGTGGGACCGTATACCATGCACTTTGGTATGGATCG GATGTTGCGGTCAAGGTTTTCTCAAGGCAAGACTATACAGATGATGTAATATTATCGTTTAGACAAGAG GTATCTCTCATGAAAAGGCTTCGGCATCCAAACATTCTACTCTTCATGGGCGCCGTGACATCACCTCAACGTTTATGCATCGTCACCGAGTTCCTTCCCCG TGGCAGTTTGTTTCGGTTACTTCAAAGAAATACAACTAAATTAGATTGGAGACGTCGTATTCATATGGCCATGGACATA GCACGAGGCATGAATTATCTTCATCATTGTCACCCACCTATCATTCATCGAGATTTAAAGTCATCAAATCTTCTTGTCGATAAAAATTGGAACGTGAAG GTTGGGGACTTTGGTCTCTCACGTATAAAGCATGAAACATACCTTACAACAAAGACGGGGAAAGGAACG CCTCAATGGATGGCTCCTGAAGTTCTTCGAAATGAACAGGCAGATGAAAA GTCAGATATATATAGCTTTGGCGTGGTATTATGGGAACTGACCACCGAGAAAATCCCCTGGGATAGTCTCAACTCAATGCAG GTAATTGGAGCTGTAGGGTTCATGAATCAACGGCTAGATATTCCTAAAGACGTGGATCCACGATGGGCTTCTCTTATCGAAAGTTGTTGCTGCAG TGAACCACAATCGCGACCAACGTTCCAAGAAATACTAGAAAAACTTAAAGATTTGCAGAAGACATTCACAGTTCAACTTCAAGCATCACGGAGCGCAACTGCCGCTACCACCACCACTGCTGCCGGAGATAACCACGGCCAAACAGAATCATAA